In Hallerella succinigenes, the following are encoded in one genomic region:
- a CDS encoding helix-turn-helix domain-containing protein — MKTLDSFGSYISEKRRERGLSLRRFAELIGKAPSYVCDIEKGKKNPVEKDFLEKIANVLNLLENEKNKLFDLSANARRDVAPTDLTEYIKATPLAAIALRSAKSSKITDEQWRKIIDIIQKVK, encoded by the coding sequence ATGAAAACATTGGATTCTTTTGGGTCTTACATTTCCGAGAAACGCCGAGAGCGAGGACTTTCGTTGAGAAGATTTGCAGAATTGATAGGCAAAGCCCCCTCTTATGTTTGTGACATCGAAAAAGGCAAAAAGAACCCCGTTGAAAAAGACTTTCTTGAAAAGATCGCAAATGTACTGAACCTTCTTGAAAACGAAAAAAACAAGTTGTTTGACCTATCGGCTAATGCTAGGCGTGATGTCGCACCGACTGATTTAACCGAGTATATCAAGGCGACTCCTCTTGCCGCAATTGCACTCCGTTCTGCGAAAAGCTCAAAAATTACAGACGAGCAATGGCGCAAAATTATTGATATAATCCAGAAGGTAAAATGA
- a CDS encoding ImmA/IrrE family metallo-endopeptidase — MNDFIDYSCISMDERGVYCVSYAQIERAVEKYLQENHPEVLLAPQRIPIEEWIDSGEYSFILDMRNIAYPQAKGITAFSKMVIWSIDCETNEIRGIPIEESTIVIDESLPPVEIRFTAAHEVVHIKMHSYYFMRHSNAIAANSNVISLSSYLRKPIWWLERQANYGAGALLMPRVTLSLLFKIFFQTTKTFKIPKNDPRCCEFVNSICEIYDVSMSAARIRLKQLDLLEE, encoded by the coding sequence ATGAACGACTTCATTGATTACTCTTGTATTTCTATGGACGAAAGAGGCGTATATTGTGTTAGCTACGCCCAAATCGAGCGTGCTGTGGAAAAATATTTACAGGAGAATCACCCTGAAGTATTGCTGGCTCCACAAAGGATTCCTATTGAAGAATGGATCGATTCGGGCGAATACAGTTTTATACTGGACATGCGCAATATAGCCTATCCTCAAGCCAAGGGAATCACAGCGTTTTCAAAGATGGTCATTTGGTCTATTGACTGCGAAACGAATGAAATTCGAGGAATACCTATTGAAGAATCTACGATTGTCATAGATGAATCGCTACCTCCCGTAGAAATCAGGTTTACTGCGGCTCATGAAGTCGTCCATATCAAAATGCATTCCTATTACTTTATGCGTCATTCCAATGCAATTGCAGCGAATTCAAATGTTATCAGCCTGAGTTCCTATTTACGTAAACCGATTTGGTGGCTTGAGCGACAAGCGAATTATGGTGCAGGGGCACTACTGATGCCTCGGGTTACTTTATCATTGCTGTTCAAGATATTCTTTCAGACAACAAAGACGTTCAAGATTCCTAAAAATGATCCTCGATGTTGCGAATTTGTCAATTCGATTTGTGAAATTTATGATGTAAGCATGAGTGCCGCTCGTATTAGGCTCAAACAATTAGATTTGCTGGAGGAATAG
- a CDS encoding DUF4417 domain-containing protein: MIKADQITLDHLLIQQGALFTGTLMVPSLSSIEDVPDMENCIPINLAIKAGGVGHWGHCFVKDELQNKYWNSPYAYIPTLKNLEGVIGPDFSLYRDYSLERQQWNCYRNRVIAYHWQKNGINVIPTASWSTPDSFEWCWQGLPSNSALAITTNGIVSEKEGTRLFIIGLDELIQRKNPHSLIVCGHFFPWMQEKYPQVRMIRIKSYGQIWNERKKAMR, translated from the coding sequence ATGATTAAGGCAGATCAAATAACGTTGGATCATTTGCTCATACAACAGGGAGCTTTGTTTACAGGTACTTTGATGGTTCCTTCATTGTCTTCTATTGAAGATGTTCCAGATATGGAAAATTGCATACCTATCAATCTTGCTATCAAAGCGGGGGGTGTAGGACATTGGGGGCATTGCTTTGTCAAAGATGAACTCCAAAATAAATATTGGAATAGCCCCTACGCGTATATTCCTACATTGAAGAATTTGGAAGGAGTTATCGGACCTGATTTCAGCTTGTATAGGGACTATTCGCTTGAACGGCAGCAGTGGAACTGTTACCGCAATCGAGTGATTGCCTATCATTGGCAAAAAAACGGCATAAATGTAATCCCAACTGCAAGCTGGAGTACTCCGGATAGTTTTGAATGGTGTTGGCAGGGGTTGCCATCAAATTCTGCTCTTGCAATAACGACAAATGGTATTGTATCCGAAAAGGAAGGTACGCGACTTTTCATTATTGGTTTGGACGAATTGATTCAAAGAAAGAACCCACATAGTTTGATTGTATGTGGGCATTTCTTCCCTTGGATGCAAGAAAAATACCCGCAAGTTCGTATGATTCGGATAAAAAGTTACGGACAAATCTGGAACGAAAGGAAAAAAGCAATGCGATAG
- a CDS encoding Gfo/Idh/MocA family protein: MKFGILGCGHIAGKMTCAVKALQEQGYGVEAYAIASRSLEKAQNFAAENGFEKAYGSYEELAQDPDVDLIYIATPHSEHAAHSLLCIEHSKNLLVEKAFTVNADEASYVIARAKEKGTFLCEAMWTRFLPAVQMIREKILQGTIGKVETVEADFSMPLSHRERLRDPKLAGGALLDLGV; the protein is encoded by the coding sequence ATGAAATTCGGAATTCTAGGCTGTGGACATATTGCTGGCAAAATGACTTGTGCTGTAAAGGCTCTCCAAGAACAGGGCTATGGCGTCGAAGCCTATGCAATCGCTTCCCGAAGCTTGGAAAAAGCTCAAAATTTTGCCGCGGAAAATGGATTTGAAAAAGCTTATGGCAGCTATGAAGAACTTGCGCAAGACCCGGACGTGGATCTCATTTACATCGCTACTCCGCATTCCGAACATGCCGCCCATTCCTTGCTTTGCATTGAACATTCCAAAAATCTGCTGGTGGAAAAAGCGTTCACGGTAAATGCGGACGAAGCTTCTTATGTAATCGCGCGTGCCAAAGAAAAGGGGACTTTCCTTTGTGAAGCCATGTGGACGCGCTTTTTGCCGGCAGTTCAAATGATCAGGGAAAAAATTTTGCAAGGGACAATCGGAAAAGTCGAAACCGTCGAGGCGGATTTTTCGATGCCACTTTCGCACCGTGAACGTCTTCGCGATCCCAAACTTGCGGGCGGCGCTCTTCTGGACCTGGGCGTTTAG